The Benincasa hispida cultivar B227 chromosome 9, ASM972705v1, whole genome shotgun sequence genome has a segment encoding these proteins:
- the LOC120085759 gene encoding MAR-binding filament-like protein 1-1, whose product MMGFAMGSTCFSQAPLYVSRFPLSSVPSCSCSSPSNSLNTRNAEAKQRNGGVPAALKSRTYLNDDGLCKRRAILFLGISVFPILHLKAQALDGSAPEKTDVKAQEGNQNIELAAQMEKSPNPFVSVLNVIGVFGMGVLGSLYAIAQKEKMAAELAIESISTQLKEKESSIISMKRSYESKLLNEQEERTKQLRKAKEEQISLVNQLNTANVTIGRLEQELRNERGKIEELNVCISSLQKNLSKAEEDKHMLEAKLQESHKSIELLQEKVNLLGLELKDKEKNIQKINSSLAEKEGELKNLLSTYNQAKDELVAARSEIQGLKDELLSNKEELEMRISMMDELNAEKASLVLARDDYKRKLDNAEDEYNRLKLSAEKKASLDAKLLGERDQEIQELQENLSIAIKEVNGNQTRIDDLTQERDVLKKKLELESSNAQILKNELEVARGNLSELRNQASDLTNQLKESKSKCTELQSEVSRLQAEYDEVRNSLQSKFEEAKQNGEISASELSETKELLMKTNEELQNVSRELAFVIESRDGLQKELEDVYQRAETISNDLEEERKVVTSLNKEIQTLEKQNLKDKEARKSLETDLEEAIKSLDEMNRNALLLSKELEKSNSRVANLEDEQEVLRQSFTDQKNAAIEAQENLEDAHNLVMKLGKERDSFEKKAKKLEADLGSAKGEILRLRSEMQSSNAVVNNNNRQQPNAEAEGKVKVTVAKKTIRRRKSSSQLDKELS is encoded by the exons ATGATGGGTTTTGCAATGGGAAGCACTTGCTTTTCTCAGGCTCCGCTTTACGTCTCTCGCTTTCCACTTTCTTCAGTTCCTTCTTGTTCCTGTTCTTCACCATCAAATTCACTGAACACAAGAAATGCAGAGGCGAAACAGAGAAACGGAGGAGTACCGGCGGCTCTGAAGAGCAGAACTTACTTAAACGATGATGGATTATGCAAGAGGAGGGCGATTCTGTTTCTGGGTATTTCAGTTTTTCCGATTCTGCATTTGAAGGCTCAAGCTCTCGACGGTTCGGCTCCAG AGAAAACTGATGTAAAGGCTCAAGAAGGGAATCAAAATATTGAG CTAGCGGCCCAAATGGAGAAATCACCGAATCCTTTTGTATCTGTCCTCAATGTAATTGGAGTTTTTGGTATGGGGGTGCTCGGATCACTCTATGCAATAGCTCAAAAAGAGAAAATGGCTGCTGAATTGGCAATAGAATCT ATAAGTACTCAATTAAAAGAGAAGGAATCTTCCATTATTTCAATGAAGAGAAGCTATGAATCAAAGTTGCTGAATGAACAGGAAGAACGTACGAAGCAATTAAGGAAGGCAAAGGAAGAACAAATTTCTTTGGTGAACCAATTAAATACAGCCAATGTTACTATTGGACGCTTAGAACAAGAGCTAAGAAATGAGAGAGGGAAAATAGAAGAGCTTAATGTTTGCATTAGTAGCCTCCAAAAAAACCTCTCAAAGGCTGAGGAAGATAAGCATATGCTCGAGGCGAAATTGCAAGAAAGTCACAAATCTATTGAACTTCTACAAGAAAAGGTTAACTTGCTTGGTTTGGAGCTCAAGGATAAGGAGAAGAATATTCAAAAGATTAATTCTTCCCTTGCAGAAAAGGAAGGTGAATTGAAGAACTTGTTATCCACGTACAATCAAGCAAAGGATGAACTGGTTGCTGCCCGTTCAGAGATTCAAGGTTTGAAGGACGAGCTTCTGAGCAATAAGGAAGAACTTGAGATGAGGATTTCTATGATGGATGAATTAAATGCTGAGAAAGCTTCTTTGGTCCTTGCGAGAGATGATTACAAGAGAAAATTGGATAATGCAGAGGATGAGTACAATCGTCTGAAATTATCTGCTGAAAAGAAGGCATCATTAGATGCTAAACTTTTAGGAGAAAGAGATCAGGAAATTCAGGAACTGCAAGAAAATCTTAGCATTGCCATCAAAGAAGTAAATGGAAACCAAACAAGAATTGATGATCTGACACAAGAAAGAGAcgttttgaaaaagaagttggAATTAGAATCAAGTAATGCGCAAATACTGAAAAATGAACTGGAAGTTGCTCGAGGAAATCTTAGCGAATTGAGAAACCAGGCTTCTGATCTTACAAATCAGTTAAAGGAGTCGAAAAGCAAGTGCACAGAACTTCAGTCTGAGGTTTCTAGACTGCAGGCTGAATATGATGAAGTTAGAAATTCATTACAAAGCAAGTTTGAAGAGGCAAAACAAAATGGTGAAATCTCAGCCAGTGAGCTTTCAGAAACCAAGGAACTTCTCATGAAAACAAATGAAGAGTTACAAAATGTGTCCCGTGAGCTGGCATTTGTCATTGAAAGTCGCGATGGTTTACAGAAGGAATTGGAAGATGTCTATCAAAGGGCAGAAACAATAAGTAATGATTTAGAAGAAGAGAGGAAAGTAGTTACTTCTCTTAACAAAGAAATTCAAACATTGGAGAAGCAAAATCTGAAGGACAAGGAAGCACGGAAGTCTCTCGAAACGGATTTGGAAGAAGCGATTAAGTCGCTTGATGAGATGAACCGCAATGCATTGTTACTTTCTAAAGAATTAGAGAAGTCAAATTCCCGTGTAGCCAATCTCGAAGACGAGCAAGAAGTGCTTCGCCAGAGTTTCACGGATCAAAAGAATGCTGCCATAGAGGCACAGGAAAACTTAGAAGATGCCCATAACCTTGTCATGAAACTTGGAAAAGAAAGGGACAGTTTTGAGAAGAAGGCAAAGAAACTGGAAGCAGACTTGGGATCTGCAAAGGGTGAAATATTGAGGCTCAGGAGTGAAATGCAGTCATCAAATGCCGTAGTGAACAATAACAACCGGCAACAGCCAAATGCTGAAGCTGAAGGCAAGGTCAAAGTCACCGTCGCCAAGAAAACTATCAGGAGGAGAAAGTCGAGTTCCCAGTTGGATAAAGAACTGTCCTGA
- the LOC120086368 gene encoding trihelix transcription factor ASIL2: MDNGEERYPISKRYSGNHRESFGSLPRQKIPFRDPSYSRPVSNQYVDDDVEDDEEEDGLGEEEDENYQNNGFAHTSEEVDDGDDEDDFDMDEDNKPNNTVKLDDADLERHPKKRRLKNLVSNYELAPRMPPPSSTTPAQKSFIGGRNSLTDWNEHETVVLLDAWGERFLQHGRKSLRSEEWQEVAEKVSEVSKIERTDTQCRNRLDTLKKKYKKEKSKSTEIGGSTSKWVYFKKMDMLMSSPPNQGGLSCGLDSGEYVFMNPRAYLNRANGFDEMRDSPDNSESDDCEDDELDGLPPKKRMYGRNSDDGSSFRMLADSIHKFSEIYEKIESSKRHEMMELEKMRMDFLRDLELQKRQIMERAQAEIAKIRQGDDDEYGASAKSASG; encoded by the coding sequence ATGGACAACGGGGAAGAAAGATATCCTATATCCAAACGTTACAGTGGGAACCATCGGGAAAGCTTTGGTTCTCTACCGCGTCAAAAGATTCCTTTCCGGGATCCTTCTTATTCAAGGCCAGTAAGCAATCAGTATGTAGATGATGATGTTGAAGATGATGAGGAAGAGGATGGACTGGGGGAGGAAGAGGATGAAAATTATCAGAACAATGGTTTTGCTCACACAAGCGAAGAAGTTGATGATGGCGATGACGAGGATGATTTTGATATGGACGAAGACAACAAGCCAAACAATACTGTGAAATTGGATGATGCTGATTTGGAAAGACACCCCAAGAAGCGACGGCTGAAGAATTTGGTATCCAATTATGAACTTGCTCCTCGTATGCCACCACCATCATCTACTACTCCGGCACAAAAATCATTTATTGGGGGTAGGAATTCATTGACAGATTGGAATGAACATGAAACAGTTGTACTTCTAGATGCCTGGGGCGAACGGTTTCTTCAACACGGAAGGAAAAGTCTCCGATCTGAGGAATGGCAAGAGGTTGCTGAGAAGGTGTCGGAGGTCTCTAAGATTGAGAGGACCGACACACAATGTCGCAACCGCCTTGATACATTGAAGAAGaagtataaaaaggaaaaatcgaaATCAACAGAAATAGGTGGATCCACAAGCAAGTGGGTTTACTTTAAGAAGATGGACATGTTAATGTCTTCACCCCCAAACCAAGGTGGTCTGTCATGTGGGTTAGATTCAGGGGAGTATGTGTTCATGAACCCTAGAGCTTATCTGAACCGTGCAAATGGGTTTGATGAGATGAGAGATAGCCCCGATAACTCAGAATCTGATGATTGCGAGGACGATGAACTTGATGGGCTTCCACCAAAGAAAAGAATGTACGGGAGAAACAGTGACGATGGCTCTTCTTTCAGGATGCTGGCAGACTCCATTCACAAGTTCAGTGAGATCTATGAGAAAATAGAGAGCAGCAAAAGACATGAAATGATGGAGTTAGAGAAGATGCGGATGGATTTCTTAAGAGATTTGGAGTTACAGAAGAGGCAGATAATGGAGAGAGCCCAAGCAGAGATCGCGAAAATTAGGCAAGGCGATGATGACGAATACGGTGCCTCTGCCAAGAGTGCCAGTGGATAA
- the LOC120086367 gene encoding heat shock 70 kDa protein 15-like — translation MSVVGFDFGNESCIVAVARQRGIDVVLNDESKRETPAIVSFGDKQRFIGTAGAASIMMNIKNSISQIKRLIGRKFSDPGLQKDLQLFPFSVTEGPDGFPLIHVRYLGELKTFTPTQVLGMLFSNLKGIAETNLNAAVVDCCIGIPVYFTDLQRRAVLDAATIAGLHPLRLIHETTATALAYGIYKTDLPENDQLNVAFVDIGHASMQVCIAGFKKGQLKVLAHSSDQSLGGRDFDEVLFRHFAEKFKEEYKIDVYQNARACLRLRVACEKLKKVLSANPVAPLNIECLMDEKDVKGIIKREEFEQISIPILERVKGPLEHALAEAGLTVDNIHIVEVVGSGSRVPAIIKILTDFFKKEPRRTMNASECVARGSALQCAILSPTFKVREFQVNEHFPFSIALSWKGAASDSQNGAVDNQQSTVVFPKGNPIPSVKALTFYRSGTFSVDVQYTDSDQQAKISTYTIGPFQSSKGGRAKVKVKVRLNLHGIVSVESATLLEEEDVEIPVTREQSAKMETDEALADAAVPPSSNENDVNMQDAKGTTDAGAENGSAESGDQSVQMDTDSKVEAPKKKVKKTNIPVVELVYGGLAAADVQKAVEKEFEMALQDRVMEETKEKKNAVEAYVYEMRNKLHDKYQDFVTDSQREELSAKLQEVEDWLYEDGEDETKGVYIAKLEELKKQGDPIEERYKEHTERGTVIDQLAYCINSYREAAMSADPKFDHIDISEKQKVLNECVEAEAWLREKKQHQDSLPKHATPVLFSADVRKKAETLDRICRPIMTKPKPAAPETPPPAPQGSEQQQGDASGASNASASPNGKAGDDNEVSSASTEPMETEKPEHTSAA, via the exons ATGAGCGTTGTTGGTTTTGATTTTGGTAACGAGAGCTGCATTGTAGCAGTTGCTAGGCAGCGAGGTATTGATGTTGTTCTCAATGATGAATCCAAGCGAGAAACTCCAGCTATTGTCAGCTTTGGTGACAAGCAGCGCTTTATTGGGACAGCTGGTGCAGCGTCAATTATGATGAATATAAAAAATTCGATCTCTCAGATTAAGAGATTGATTGGGCGGAAATTCTCTGATCCTGGATTGCAGAAGGATCTTCAGTTATTCCCTTTTTCTGTAACCGAGGGGCCTGATGGCTTTCCTTTAATTCATGTGCGCTACCTGGGTGAATTGAAAACATTTACACCAACCCAGGTGTTGGGTATGCTATTTTCAAATCTGAAAGGCATCGCTGAGACTAATCTCAACGCAGCGGTGGTTGATTGCTGCATTGGAATCCCAGTTTATTTCACTGATCTTCAGAGAAGGGCTGTATTGGATGCAGCCACAATTGCTGGATTGCATCCCCTTCGCTTGATACATGAAACTACTGCGACAGCCTTGGCTTATGGTATTTATAAAACCGATTTGCCTGAAAATGATCAGTTGAACGTGGCATTTGTTGACATTGGACATGCAAGCATGCAAGTGTGCATTGCAGGCTTTAAGAAGGGGCAGTTGAAAGTGTTGGCCCATTCATCTGATCAGTCTCTTGGTGGCAGAGATTTTGATGAGGTATTATTTCGTCACTTTGCAGAAAAGTTCAAGGAGGAGTACAAAATAGATGTTTACCAGAATGCTAGGGCCTGTCTTAGGCTCCGAGTTGCATGCGAGAAGCTTAAGAAAGTCCTTAGTGCAAACCCTGTGGCACCTTTGAACATAGAATGTTTGATGgatgagaaggatgtgaagggAATCATTAAGCGTGAGGAATTTGAACAAATAAGCATTCCTATATTGGAACGTGTGAAAGGACCTTTggagcatgctcttgcagaagcTGGTCTTACAGTTGATAATATCCACATAGTTGAAGTTGTTGGTTCCGGTTCTCGTGTCCCTGCTATAATCAAAATATTGACCGACTTCTTCAAAAAGGAGCCTAGGCGTACTATGAATGCAAGCGAGTGTGTTGCTAGAGGTAGTGCCCTCCAGTGTGCAATCCTCAGTCCCACATTCAAAGTGCGAGAATTTCAG GTAAACGAGCACTTTCCATTTTCCATAGCTCTCTCTTGGAAAGGTGCTGCTTCAGATTCTCAAAATGGAGCAGTGGACAATCAGCAGAGCACTGTTGTTTTTCCCAAGGGGAATCCTATTCCTAGTGTTAAGGCTCTTACGTTTTATAGGTCTGGCACATTTAGTGTTGATGTACAATATACTGATTCTGATCAGCAAGCAAAGATCAGTACATATACG ATCGGTCCGTTTCAATCTTCTAAAGGTGGAAGGGCAAAGGTGAAGGTGAAGGTTCGACTTAATTTGCACGGGATTGTTTCTGTCGAATCAGCGACA CTGTTAGAAGAGGAGGATGTAGAGATTCCAGTCACCAGGGAACAGTCAGCTAAAATGGAGACTGATGAAGCTCTTGCTGATGCTGCTGTCCCTCCCAGTTCTAATGAGAACGATGTTAACATGCAAGATGCCAAGGGAACCACCGATGCTGGAGCTGAAAATGGCAGTGCAGAGTCGGGAGATCAGTCTGTACAGATGGATACGGATTCCAAG GTTGAAGCACCGAAGAAGAAGGTAAAGAAAACCAACATACCGGTGGTAGAATTGGTTTATGGTGGATTGGCAGCAGCTGATGTGCAAAAGGCGGTGGAAAAAGAGTTTGAAATGGCTTTACAGGATCGGGTGATGGAGGAAaccaaagagaagaaaaatgctGTCGAGGCATATGTGTATGAAATGAGAAACAAG ttgcACGATAAATACCAGGATTTCGTCACTGATTCACAGAGAGAGGAGCTTTCTGCCAAACTTCAGGAGGTTGAAGATTGGCTGTATGAGGATGGGGAGGATGAAACAAAGGGAGTCTACATTGCGAAACTCGAGGAGTTGAAGAAA CAAGGTGACCCAATAGAGGAGCGTTACAAAGAGCACACGGAGAGAGGAACTGTGATCGATCAGCTTGCTTACTGCATCAACAGCTACAGAGAAGCGGCAATGTCGGCTGATCCTAAATTCGATCACATTGACATCTCTGAGAAACAGAAG GTCTTGAATGAGTGTGTGGAAGCAGAGGCCTGGTTAAGAGAGAAAAAGCAGCACCAAGACTCACTACCCAAACATGCTACACCAGTCCTCTTTTCTGCTGATGTGAGAAAGAAAGCTGAGACACTTGACAG GATTTGTAGACCAATAATGACGAAACCCAAGCCAGCCGCTCCCGAGACACCTCCCCCAGCTCCCCAGGGAAGTGAGCAGCAACAGGGAGATGCCAGTGGTGCTTCTAATGCTAGCGCAAGCCCGAATGGGAAAGCAGGTGATGATAATGAGGTGTCCTCGGCCTCTACAGAGCCAATGGAGACAGAGAAACCTGAACATACAAGTGCTGCTTAA